A portion of the Clostridium gelidum genome contains these proteins:
- a CDS encoding DUF4474 domain-containing protein produces MSGALIIMLAGIRIIKSIGRGMLNKVNGNKPIDKVTGIEAIDRTIEIAGYGYDSEQDIFYCNMNPWQRNMGYSRLYDEGSAPFGMIVDCEPIYFEYGGKLWLIELWKGQYDLNTGCEVGVYTTEEPILSIPGMYKYMFYNCASNEDRLTMSFTLYKNGKKLFKRDAEHWWLAGFKLGEYSEPSELTMKLNITLKDDIMCKIFVEALEAVGYLEKEKELEIEGTFEVNGVNVDLIFGKPYTKQPITRTPETDRIIQMKNKILCDRYNDVAKVYDNVTDKINAIQKLAPEIYEEIMDKAKLRSYLRSMKNPEDI; encoded by the coding sequence ATGTCTGGAGCTTTAATAATTATGCTTGCTGGAATCCGAATAATAAAAAGTATAGGAAGGGGAATGCTAAATAAAGTTAATGGTAATAAGCCGATAGATAAAGTAACAGGTATTGAGGCAATAGATAGAACAATTGAAATTGCTGGCTATGGTTATGATTCGGAACAAGATATTTTTTATTGTAATATGAATCCATGGCAAAGAAATATGGGATATAGTCGGTTGTATGATGAAGGATCTGCACCCTTTGGAATGATTGTAGATTGCGAACCAATTTATTTTGAATATGGAGGAAAATTGTGGCTTATTGAATTGTGGAAAGGCCAGTATGATTTGAACACTGGTTGTGAGGTAGGAGTGTATACAACAGAAGAGCCAATTCTAAGCATTCCAGGAATGTATAAATATATGTTCTATAATTGTGCAAGTAATGAAGATCGATTAACAATGTCTTTTACTTTGTACAAGAATGGTAAAAAACTTTTTAAAAGAGATGCTGAACACTGGTGGTTAGCAGGTTTTAAACTTGGTGAGTATTCAGAACCATCAGAATTAACCATGAAGTTAAATATTACTTTAAAAGATGATATTATGTGTAAGATATTTGTAGAAGCATTAGAAGCAGTAGGATATTTAGAGAAGGAAAAGGAATTGGAAATAGAGGGAACCTTTGAAGTAAATGGGGTTAATGTAGATTTAATTTTTGGCAAACCATATACAAAGCAGCCAATAACACGAACACCAGAAACTGATAGGATCATACAAATGAAAAATAAGATATTATGTGATAGATATAATGATGTTGCTAAAGTATATGATAATGTTACCGATAAAATAAATGCAATTCAAAAACTAGCCCCTGAGATATATGAAGAAATAATGGATAAAGCAAAACTAAGAAGTTATTTGAGAAGCATGAAAAATCCTGAAGATATTTAA
- a CDS encoding methyl-accepting chemotaxis protein: MFKNLKLGTKIISLLIVLVILSVSVIGVLSTNAQVSTINDNLMYTTKELSIGLSQQIDGFITEHTSVLEGIASANDVRLYNNQDQKSLLQEINKKHSDFALIFATDITGQQVARSDGKNQFDNNSDRDYFKAVNSQKKTIISDVLISKATGKPAVVIAVPIFGAQGEFQGILGGTLDLSIIEEMRSKITLGETGYAFITDSKGQILAHPDTKMVEERSNVSDVEVVKKALTGESGAEAYEYNGEKTFGSYTVVPSTGWPIVVRQTYDDAFSSISKTQIKMVSIAVVILVVTIIIGVILSKSMIKPLLVLKEAAKQLAQGNLSYDFKINTGDEIGELSDSFIEMRESLKILVQQITSASEEVTTSSKDVLDASKQAEIVASQIAEATSQLALGSDEQAKSVENTFGSINRIIQAIDEIAANSTRSFDSSSKAEQLVKNGVEIVKTQDTKMEESTNAVGQVSEAVFALNNKTIQIGQIIEVIESVAEQTNLLALNAAIEAARAGEQGRGFSVVADEVRKLAEESQESIGKIQIIIKDIKDTTNTAVDSVKYATEAISQQNEAVQNTSKIFKNILEVVDVITNEIQEISKSAEGVKDAGENIQQDMERILAVSEETAASTEEVTASTEEQTTYSENIVREVEKLNTLAEELKTYTKKFRV, translated from the coding sequence ATGTTTAAAAATTTAAAATTAGGAACAAAAATAATTTCTTTGCTTATAGTACTGGTTATATTATCAGTATCAGTAATAGGGGTATTGTCTACAAATGCTCAGGTCTCTACAATTAATGATAACCTAATGTATACTACAAAAGAATTATCAATAGGATTAAGTCAGCAAATAGATGGGTTCATAACTGAACATACTTCTGTATTGGAGGGTATAGCATCTGCTAATGACGTAAGATTATATAATAATCAAGATCAAAAGTCTCTTTTACAAGAAATTAATAAGAAACATTCAGATTTTGCACTTATCTTTGCAACAGATATTACAGGACAACAAGTGGCTAGATCAGATGGTAAAAACCAATTTGATAATAATTCTGATCGTGACTATTTTAAGGCAGTAAATTCACAGAAAAAAACAATTATTAGTGATGTTTTAATTTCAAAGGCAACAGGAAAGCCAGCAGTCGTTATTGCTGTTCCTATTTTTGGTGCTCAAGGTGAATTTCAAGGAATCTTAGGAGGAACTTTAGATTTATCTATAATAGAAGAAATGAGAAGTAAAATTACTCTTGGAGAAACAGGTTATGCTTTTATAACTGATTCAAAGGGGCAAATTTTAGCACATCCTGATACTAAAATGGTTGAAGAACGAAGCAATGTTTCAGATGTAGAAGTTGTTAAAAAAGCTTTAACTGGAGAGTCTGGTGCAGAAGCATATGAGTATAACGGTGAAAAGACTTTTGGTAGTTATACAGTGGTTCCTAGTACTGGTTGGCCAATTGTAGTCAGACAAACTTATGATGATGCTTTTTCTTCTATTTCTAAAACTCAAATAAAGATGGTTAGCATAGCAGTGGTAATTTTAGTGGTTACTATTATAATAGGAGTTATTTTATCTAAGAGTATGATAAAACCATTATTGGTTTTAAAAGAAGCAGCTAAACAATTAGCTCAAGGTAATCTATCTTATGACTTCAAAATTAACACAGGCGATGAGATAGGAGAATTATCTGATTCATTTATAGAGATGAGAGAAAGTTTAAAAATATTAGTTCAACAAATTACATCAGCATCAGAGGAGGTAACAACATCTTCAAAGGATGTATTAGATGCTTCTAAGCAAGCAGAGATTGTAGCTAGTCAAATTGCTGAAGCTACTAGTCAATTAGCATTGGGAAGTGACGAACAAGCTAAGAGTGTTGAAAATACATTTGGGTCAATTAACAGAATTATTCAAGCGATTGATGAAATTGCTGCCAATAGTACTAGATCATTTGATTCTTCTTCTAAAGCGGAACAATTAGTTAAGAATGGTGTAGAAATTGTGAAGACACAAGATACAAAGATGGAGGAAAGTACTAACGCAGTTGGACAAGTATCTGAGGCTGTTTTTGCATTAAATAATAAAACTATTCAGATTGGACAAATTATCGAAGTTATTGAAAGTGTAGCAGAACAAACTAATTTATTAGCATTAAATGCAGCTATAGAAGCTGCAAGAGCTGGAGAACAAGGAAGAGGTTTCTCCGTTGTTGCTGATGAAGTTAGAAAACTTGCTGAAGAATCACAAGAATCTATTGGAAAAATCCAAATAATTATTAAGGATATTAAAGATACTACTAATACAGCTGTAGATAGTGTAAAATACGCAACAGAGGCTATAAGTCAGCAAAATGAAGCAGTACAAAATACTTCTAAAATCTTTAAAAACATTTTAGAAGTAGTAGATGTTATAACAAATGAAATCCAAGAAATTTCAAAGTCTGCTGAAGGTGTAAAAGATGCAGGAGAAAATATTCAACAAGATATGGAAAGAATTTTAGCTGTATCTGAAGAAACAGCGGCAAGTACCGAAGAAGTAACAGCATCTACAGAAGAGCAAACAACTTATAGTGAAAATATTGTGAGAGAAGTTGAAAAATTAAATACATTGGCAGAAGAATTAAAAACTTATACTAAAAAGTTTAGAGTATAA
- a CDS encoding DUF2975 domain-containing protein: protein MNLKTDSLSKVLYAIILFGLISLTGVIIALPWVMPAIFKDSTFYSMVNHNVLLILLYVTGIPTWIILWMTKRLSENIIKREPFSESSSFSLKGISICAIIVFICYLYTCIFLSATLGTIVITIGAFMVSLISAIIYRLVQVAIEIQNENELTI, encoded by the coding sequence ATGAATTTAAAAACAGATTCTTTAAGTAAAGTTTTATATGCAATTATTTTATTTGGACTTATTTCCTTAACAGGAGTTATTATTGCGCTTCCTTGGGTAATGCCAGCTATATTTAAAGATAGTACTTTCTATTCTATGGTAAATCATAATGTACTACTTATATTGTTATATGTAACTGGTATACCAACTTGGATAATCTTATGGATGACTAAAAGATTATCAGAAAATATTATAAAACGCGAACCATTTTCAGAAAGTAGCAGTTTTAGTTTAAAAGGTATTAGTATTTGTGCAATTATTGTTTTTATATGTTATTTGTATACATGTATATTTTTGAGTGCAACCCTTGGAACTATAGTTATTACAATAGGAGCATTTATGGTTTCTCTTATTTCAGCTATTATTTATAGGCTTGTGCAAGTAGCCATAGAAATACAGAATGAAAATGAATTAACTATATAG
- a CDS encoding helix-turn-helix domain-containing protein, protein MSIIVNLDVMLAKRKMSMNELSEKVGITLANLSILKNNKGKAIRFSTLDAICEVLECQPGDLFEYVKKD, encoded by the coding sequence ATGTCCATCATAGTTAACTTAGATGTTATGTTAGCAAAAAGAAAAATGAGCATGAATGAATTATCAGAAAAAGTTGGAATTACACTTGCAAATTTATCTATATTAAAGAATAACAAAGGGAAGGCCATTAGGTTTTCAACTTTAGATGCAATATGCGAAGTCTTAGAATGCCAACCAGGAGATTTATTTGAATATGTGAAGAAAGATTAA
- a CDS encoding methyl-accepting chemotaxis protein, with product MFKNLKLGTKIISLLIVLVILSVSVIGIVSTNSQVSVINDNLIYTTKELSIGLSQEINGFITEHTSVLEGIASSSDLRLYNNQDQKALLKEINKKHSDFAIIFVTDIKGQQVARSDDKNQFDDMSDRDYFKVVSTNKKTVVSDVLISKTTGKPAVVIAVPIFNIQGEFQGILGATLDLSIIEEMRSKITLGETGYAFITDSKGEILAHSDATMVEERTNVSDIPVVKKALAGEVGAEAYEYNGEKTFASYTVVPTTGWAVIVRQTYDDAFSSVSKTQIKMVSIAVVILIVTIIIGVILSKSMIKPLLVLKEAAKQLAQGNLAYDFKVNTGDEIGELSDSFIEMRESLKTLVKQISSASDNVTISSKDVLDASKQAEIVASQIAEATSQLALGSDEQAKSVENTFGSINKIVQSIDEIAANSVKSFDSSSKAEQLVKNGVEIVKTQDTKMEESTNAVGQVSEVIFALNNKTIQIGQIIEVIESVAEQTNLLALNAAIEAARAGEQGRGFAVVADEVKKLAEESQESIGKIQTIIKDIKDTTNTAVDSVKYATDAISQQNEAVKNTSNIFKSILEVVDVITSEIQEISKSADGVKDAGENIQQDMERILAVSEETAASTEEVTASTEEQTTYSENIVSEVEKLNTLAEELKTYTRKFRL from the coding sequence ATGTTTAAGAATTTAAAGTTAGGAACGAAAATAATTTCGTTGCTTATAGTACTTGTTATATTATCTGTGTCAGTGATAGGAATAGTATCGACAAATTCCCAAGTATCTGTAATTAATGACAATCTAATTTATACTACAAAGGAATTATCAATAGGATTGAGTCAAGAAATAAATGGATTTATAACTGAACATACTTCTGTATTAGAGGGCATAGCATCTTCTAGTGATTTACGATTATACAATAATCAAGATCAAAAAGCACTTCTAAAAGAAATTAATAAGAAGCATTCAGATTTTGCAATAATATTTGTGACAGATATTAAAGGGCAACAAGTGGCTAGATCTGATGATAAAAATCAGTTTGATGATATGTCTGATCGAGATTATTTTAAGGTAGTATCTACAAATAAAAAAACAGTGGTTAGTGATGTTTTAATTTCAAAGACAACAGGAAAGCCAGCAGTAGTTATTGCTGTGCCTATTTTTAATATTCAAGGTGAATTCCAAGGGATTTTAGGTGCAACCTTGGATTTATCTATAATAGAAGAAATGAGAAGTAAAATTACTCTTGGAGAAACAGGTTATGCTTTTATAACTGATTCAAAAGGAGAAATTTTAGCACATTCTGATGCAACCATGGTTGAAGAAAGAACAAATGTTTCAGATATACCTGTTGTAAAAAAAGCTTTAGCTGGTGAAGTTGGTGCAGAAGCATATGAGTATAACGGTGAAAAGACTTTTGCTAGTTATACAGTGGTTCCAACAACTGGTTGGGCAGTTATAGTTAGACAAACTTATGATGATGCATTTTCTTCTGTTTCTAAAACTCAAATAAAGATGGTTAGTATAGCAGTAGTAATTTTAATTGTTACTATTATAATAGGAGTTATATTATCTAAAAGTATGATTAAACCACTACTAGTTTTAAAAGAAGCAGCTAAACAATTAGCACAAGGTAATTTAGCTTATGATTTCAAGGTTAACACAGGTGATGAAATAGGAGAATTATCTGATTCATTTATAGAGATGAGAGAAAGTTTAAAAACTTTGGTTAAACAAATTTCCTCAGCATCAGATAATGTAACCATATCTTCAAAGGATGTATTAGATGCTTCTAAACAAGCAGAAATTGTAGCTAGTCAAATTGCTGAAGCTACTAGTCAATTAGCATTAGGAAGTGATGAACAAGCTAAAAGTGTTGAAAATACATTTGGATCAATTAATAAAATTGTTCAATCCATTGATGAAATTGCTGCAAATAGTGTTAAATCCTTTGACTCTTCCTCTAAAGCCGAACAATTAGTTAAGAATGGTGTAGAAATTGTAAAGACACAAGATACAAAGATGGAGGAAAGTACCAATGCAGTTGGACAAGTATCTGAAGTTATTTTTGCATTAAATAATAAAACTATTCAGATTGGACAGATTATAGAAGTTATTGAAAGTGTGGCAGAACAAACTAATTTATTAGCATTGAATGCAGCTATAGAAGCTGCAAGAGCTGGAGAACAAGGAAGAGGTTTTGCAGTTGTTGCTGATGAAGTTAAAAAACTTGCTGAAGAATCACAAGAGTCCATTGGAAAAATTCAAACAATTATTAAGGATATTAAAGATACAACAAATACAGCTGTAGATAGTGTAAAATACGCTACAGATGCAATAAGTCAGCAAAACGAAGCAGTAAAAAATACTTCTAATATTTTCAAAAGTATTTTAGAAGTAGTAGACGTGATTACAAGTGAAATACAAGAAATTTCAAAGTCTGCTGATGGGGTAAAAGATGCAGGCGAAAATATTCAACAAGATATGGAAAGAATTTTAGCTGTATCTGAAGAAACAGCTGCAAGTACAGAAGAGGTAACAGCTTCTACAGAAGAGCAAACAACTTATAGTGAAAATATTGTGAGCGAAGTTGAAAAATTAAATACATTGGCAGAAGAGTTAAAAACTTATACAAGAAAATTTAGGTTATAA
- a CDS encoding glycoside hydrolase family 1 protein: MVKNFPNGFLWGGAVAANQCEGAYNEDGKGLSTQDIAPRGIMGPITEEPTEDNMKLIGIDFYHRYKEDVKLFAEMGFKTFRTSIAWSRIFPNGDDKEPNEKGLQFYDDLFDECLKYGIEPLVTISHYETPLALSKNYDGWVNRKLVGFFENYVRVIFNRYKDKVKYWLTFNEINSVLHAPYMSGGIFTDKEKLSKQDLYQAIHNELVASATAVKIGHEIMPNAKIGCMILGVPNYPLTSHPSDVLEAMKQDRENLYFADVHVRGSYPKYMDRYFKENNININMEPGDEEVLKNTVDFISFSYYMSSCATADEEKKKGGAGNIISGVPNPYLEASDWGWQIDPQGLRYMLNLLYDRYQKPLFIVENGLGAKDELIIDENGNKTVIDDYRIKYLNDHLVQVGEAIEDGVDVMGYTTWGCIDLVSASTAELRKRYGFIYVDRNDDGSGTLERYKKKSFNWYKEVIATNGESLV; this comes from the coding sequence ATGGTAAAGAATTTTCCGAATGGATTTTTATGGGGAGGCGCAGTAGCTGCTAACCAATGTGAAGGCGCATATAATGAGGATGGTAAAGGGTTGTCAACACAAGACATTGCACCAAGAGGTATTATGGGACCAATTACAGAAGAACCAACAGAAGATAACATGAAATTAATAGGTATTGATTTTTATCACAGATATAAAGAAGATGTTAAGTTATTTGCAGAAATGGGATTTAAGACATTTAGAACATCTATCGCATGGTCTAGAATATTCCCAAATGGTGATGATAAGGAACCAAATGAGAAAGGCTTACAATTCTATGATGATTTATTTGATGAATGTTTAAAATATGGAATAGAGCCACTTGTTACAATCTCACATTATGAAACACCACTTGCTCTTTCTAAAAATTACGATGGGTGGGTAAATCGTAAGCTAGTAGGATTCTTTGAAAATTATGTAAGAGTAATTTTTAATAGATATAAAGATAAGGTAAAATATTGGCTTACATTTAATGAAATAAATTCAGTATTACATGCACCTTATATGAGTGGTGGTATTTTTACTGATAAGGAAAAGTTATCAAAACAAGATTTATATCAAGCAATCCATAATGAATTAGTAGCAAGTGCTACAGCTGTTAAAATTGGTCATGAAATTATGCCAAATGCAAAGATAGGTTGTATGATTCTTGGTGTTCCTAATTATCCATTAACGTCTCATCCAAGTGATGTGCTTGAAGCAATGAAGCAAGATAGAGAAAACTTGTATTTTGCAGATGTTCACGTAAGAGGATCATATCCTAAGTATATGGATAGATATTTTAAAGAAAATAATATAAATATTAATATGGAACCTGGTGATGAAGAAGTTCTTAAGAATACAGTGGACTTCATTTCATTTAGTTATTACATGAGTTCTTGTGCAACAGCAGATGAAGAAAAGAAAAAAGGTGGAGCAGGCAACATTATTTCAGGTGTTCCTAATCCATATCTTGAAGCTTCAGATTGGGGATGGCAAATAGATCCTCAAGGATTACGTTATATGCTTAATCTTTTATATGATCGTTATCAAAAGCCTTTATTCATTGTTGAAAATGGATTGGGTGCAAAAGATGAATTAATAATAGATGAGAATGGTAATAAAACTGTAATTGATGACTATAGAATTAAGTATTTAAATGATCATTTAGTTCAAGTGGGTGAAGCAATAGAGGATGGAGTAGATGTTATGGGTTATACTACATGGGGATGTATTGATCTTGTTAGTGCATCAACTGCTGAACTTAGAAAACGCTATGGTTTTATTTATGTAGATCGTAATGATGATGGAAGTGGAACTTTAGAAAGATATAAGAAAAAAAGCTTTAACTGGTATAAAGAAGTAATTGCAACTAATGGGGAAAGCTTAGTATAA